The Malus sylvestris chromosome 12, drMalSylv7.2, whole genome shotgun sequence genome contains a region encoding:
- the LOC126592295 gene encoding protein NODULATION SIGNALING PATHWAY 2-like yields MGSSEFSSIFMASDEFSETSFPFSTMFSGEFEQLADCDNLLQVTSMAVEEFPIELGGFETNYLIGEIENMYASCLEGSEGSNTLPSQQFSGEGNDVWSLNSFATSEASSMDVTSVQQSITLPRDEMEIDNEVSIRHLLKAFGEAMEMGQRELEEVIMRCLAEKVNPLGQSLERLAFYLCQGVVDNQQGDYLKQESCKNFEAAFNLFYQIFPFGRFAHYAANTAILEAVPEDVETVHVVEFDIGEGVQLSQLIESVAKRNKTLEVTAIKWDVEESDEAAPPQWRFKETKRQLQHHARSFGVNLKVEEIAIEDLVSEIKKANKRGGRREFLAFNSMVGLPHMRRRRSRGLLVEFLRLAKDLLANSARGIITFGDGDACVKRGNDSSFNSSFDANVVHYKALLESLESSLPIHLGEARIVMELMFVAPYVSSHAWFEKWNEAREGGNLQPWFGLEGRIVSREMLMEAKEIVGADSSYGVRVGGENGNEMTLEWNSTPLVRVETWTDRS; encoded by the coding sequence ATGGGGAGCTCTGAATTTTCTTCGATTTTCATGGCATCGGACGAATTTTCAGAAACTTCTTTTCCATTTTCAACCATGTTTTCTGGTGAATTTGAACAGCTTGCAGATTGTGATAATCTCCTGCAAGTCACATCGATGGCGGTGGAGGAATTTCCGATAGAGTTGGGAGGATTCGAGACAAATTATTTGATCGGTGAGATTGAAAATATGTATGCCTCATGTTTGGAAGGCAGTGAGGGAAGCAATACTCTTCCTTCACAACAATTTTCTGGTGAAGGAAATGATGTGTGGAGTCTAAACTCTTTTGCGACATCTGAGGCATCCTCCATGGATGTGACATCCGTCCAACAATCAATAACCCTGCCGAGAGACGAGATGGAAATCGACAACGAAGTGAGTATTCGCCATCTGCTCAAGGCGTTCGGCGAGGCTATGGAGATGGGGCAGAGGGAGCTGGAGGAGGTGATCATGAGATGCCTTGCGGAGAAAGTAAACCCACTTGGTCAATCTCTTGAGCGCCTTGCATTCTACTTATGTCAAGGAGTTGTTGATAATCAGCAGGGAGACTATTTGAAACAAGAATCCTGCAAGAATTTTGAGGCCGCTTTCAACTTGTTTTACCAAATCTTCCCTTTTGGGAGATTTGCTCACTACGCAGCAAACACCGCAATCCTCGAGGCTGTCCCGGAGGATGTCGAGACGGTTCATGTAGTGGAATTTGATATCGGTGAAGGGGTTCAACTGTCTCAGCTGATTGAGTCTGTGGCAAAGAGAAACAAAACACTTGAAGTGACAGCAATTAAATGGGATGTGGAAGAGAGTGATGAGGCTGCTCCTCCACAGTGGAGATTCAAGGAGACAAAAAGGCAACTCCAACATCATGCAAGGTCTTTCGGGGTAAACTTGAAGGTGGAGGAGATCGCGATCGAGGATTTGGTGAGTGAAATCAAGAAGGCGAACAAGAGAGGTGGAAGGAGAGAATTTCTAGCCTTCAATTCTATGGTAGGGCTTCCTCATatgaggaggagaagaagcAGAGGACTTCTCGTGGAATTCTTAAGGCTAGCTAAGGATTTGTTAGCCAATTCGGCAAGAGGTATCATAACTTTCGGTGACGGAGATGCTTGTGTGAAAAGGGGAAATGACTCGAGTTTCAACTCCTCCTTCGACGCTAATGTTGTGCACTACAAAGCCTTGTTAGAGTCTCTTGAATCGAGCCTCCCGATCCATCTAGGAGAGGCCAGGATTGTGATGGAGTTGATGTTTGTTGCACCGTATGTATCTTCTCACGCATGGTTCGAGAAGTGGAACGAAGCAAGAGAAGGTGGAAATCTTCAGCCCTGGTTCGGGCTGGAGGGTAGGATAGTGAGCAGGGAAATGTTAATGGAGGCCAAAGAAATTGTGGGAGCAGATAGCTCGTATGGAGTGAGAGTAGGAGGAGAGAATGGGAATGAGATGACTTTGGAATGGAATTCAACTCCGTTGGTTAGAGTTGAAACCTGGACAGACAGAAGCTAG
- the LOC126593116 gene encoding ubiquitin-activating enzyme E1 1-like, whose product MLPRKREAVGGEVVVNEATESPIKKLRGAADTDGSKSNENNNTTTFNNNSNNSSSVDELPIMALGNGSSNDIDEDLHSRQLAVYGRETMRRLFASNILVSGMQGLGAEIAKNLVLAGVKSVTLHDDGVVELWDLSSNFFFSEDDVGKNRALACVQKLQELNNAVLISTITTELTKEKLSDFQAVVFTDISLEKAIEFDDYCHNHKPPISFIKSEVRGLFGSVFCDFGPEFTVLDVDGEDPHTGIIASISNDNPALIACVDDERLEFQDGDLVVFTEVHGMTELNDGKPRKVKNARPYSFTIEEDTTNYAAYEKGGIVTQVKQPKVLNFKPLREALKDHGDFLLIDFSKFDRPPLLHLAFQALDKFISELGRFPVAGSEDDATKFISLVTNINDSSEDGKLEEIDHKILRHFAFGARAVLNPMAAMFGGIVGQEVVKACSAKFHPLFQFFYFDSVESLPSGTLDPNDLKPLNSRYDAQISVFGAKLQKKLEDAKVFTVGSGALGCEFLKNLALMGVSCGKEGKLTITDDDVIEKSNLSRQFLFRDWNIGQAKSTVAASAATLINGHLNIEALQNRASPDTENVFDDTFWENLDVVINALDNVNARLYIDQRCLYFQKPLLESGTLGAKCNTQMVIPHLTENYGASRDPPEKQAPMCTVHSFPHNIDHCLTWARSEFEGLLEKVPAEVNAYLTNPQEYTAAMKNAGDAQARNNLESVIECLDKERCETFQDCINWARLKFEDYFVNRVKQLTYTFPEDATTSSGTPFWSAPKRFPRPLQFSVDDLSHLQFLMAASILRAETFNIPIPDWVKSRTKFADTVNKVIVPDFQPKKDVKIETDEKSTSVLPASIDDAAVINELVVKLEKCKERLPPGFKMNPIQFEKDDDTNYHMDLIAGFANMRARNYGIGEVDKLKAKFIAGRIIPAIATATALATGLVCLELYKVLDGGHTVEDYRNTFANLSLPLFSMAEPVPPKVIKHQDMKWTVWDRWIIRDNPTLKQLLKWLEDQGLSAYSISYGSCLLFNSMFPKHKERMDRTMVDLATSIAKAELPPNRKHFDVVVACEDEEENDIDIPQISIYFK is encoded by the exons ATGCTTCCTAGAAAGAGAGAAGCAGTGGGCGGAGAGGTTGTAGTAAACGAAGCCACGGAATCTCCGATCAAGAAGCTTCGCGGAGCTGCGGATACGGACGGTTCTAAGAGCAACGAAAACAATAACACCACCACTTTTaacaacaacagcaacaacagTAGCAGCGTCGACGAATTGCCGATCATGGCATTGGGCAACGGGAGCTCGAACGATATCGATGAAGATCTCCACAGTCGGCAGCTGGCGGTTTATGGAAGGGAGACCATGCGCCGGCTCTTTGCCTCCAACATTCTCGTCTCTGGAATGCAGGGCCTCGGCGCTGAGATTG CTAAAAACCTTGTTCTTGCCGGTGTCAAGTCTGTGACCTTACATGATGATGGAGTTGTTGAGTTGTGGGACTTGTCAAGCAACTTCTTCTTTTCTGAGGATGATGTTGGAAAGAATCGGGCCCTTGCCTGTGTCCAAAAATTACAAGAACTAAACAACGCCGTTCTCATTTCGACCATAACAACTGAATTGACAAAAGAGAAACTCTCTGATTTCCAG GCTGTAGTTTTCACTGATATTAGCTTGGAGAAAGCAATTGAATTCGATGACTACTGCCATAATCATAAGCCTCCCATATCTTTTATAAAATCAGAAGTACGAGGCCTTTTTGGCAGTGTGTTTTGTGACTTTGGCCCTGAGTTCACTGTTCTTGATGTTGATGGTGAGGATCCACATACAGGCATAATTGCATCGATTAGTAATGACAACCCCGCTCTCATAGCATGCGTTGATGATGAGAGGCTTGAGTTCCAGGATGGGGATTTAGTTGTGTTCACCGAAGTCCATGGAATGACTGAGTTGAATGATGGAAAGCCGAGGAAGGTTAAGAATGCAAGACCCTACTCATTCACAATCGAGGAGGACACTACCAATTATGCTGCGTATGAGAAAGGGGGTATAGTCACACAGGTGAAGCAACCCAAGGTGTTGAACTTTAAGCCTTTGCGAGAAGCACTCAAGGATCATGGCGACTTCCTTCTAATTGACTTCTCCAAGTTTGATCGCCCACCTCTCCTACACTTGGCATTTCAGGCACTAGATAAGTTCATCTCAGAGTTGGGGCGTTTCCCTGTTGCTGGATCTGAGGATGATGCTACAAAATTCATATCTTTGGTAACTAACATCAATGATAGCTCAGAAGATGGGAAGCTTGAGGAGATTGACCACAAGATTCTTCGTCATTTTGCATTTGGTGCTAGAGCTGTGCTAAATCCCATGGCTGCTATGTTTGGTGGTATTGTTGGACAAGAAGTTGTGAAGGCCTGTTCTGCTAAGTTCCATCCTCTTTTCCAG TTTTTCTACTTCGATTCAGTTGAATCCCTTCCGTCAGGGACCTTGGATCCTAATGATTTGAAGCCTTTGAACAGCCGATATGATGCACAAATTTCAGTATTCGGAGCCAAGCTCCAGAAAAAGCTGGAGGATGCAAAAGTGTTCACTGTTGGATCTGGTGCACTAGGATGTGAGTTTTTGAAGAATTTAGCATTGATGGGTGTGTCTTGTGGTAAAGAAGGGAAGTTGACAATTACAGATGATGATGTTATTGAGAAGAGTAACCTTAGCAGGCAATTTCTCTTCCGAGATTGGAACATTGGGCAGGCTAAATCAACAGTAGCTGCCTCTGCTGCTACGTTGATAAATGGTCATCTGAACATTGAAGCACTGCAGAATCGTGCAAGCCCGGATACTGAAAATGTGTTTGATGATACTTTTTGGGAGAATTTGGATGTTGTAATCAATGCTCTGGACAATGTGAATGCAAGGCTTTACATCGATCAGAGATGCTTGTATTTCCAGAAGCCCCTTTTGGAATCAGGAACACTAGGTGCCAAGTGCAACACGCAGATGGTCATTCCTCACCTTACTGAAAATTACGGAGCATCGCGGGACCCACCTGAAAAGCAAGCACCCATGTGCACAGTCCATTCATTCCCTCACAACATTGACCACTGCTTGACATGGGCCCGATCTGAGTTTGAGGGTCTACTTGAGAAGGTGCCAGCTGAAGTAAATGCCTACCTGACCAATCCTCAAGAATACACTGCTGCAATGAAGAATGCTGGTGATGCTCAGGCCAGGAACAACTTGGAAAGTGTCATTGAATGCCTTGACAAGGAGAGATGTGAGACGTTTCAAGATTGCATAAACTGGGCCCGTCTAAA ATTCGAGGACTACTTTGTCAACCGTGTGAAGCAGTTAACGTATACTTTTCCTGAGGATGCTACAACCAGTAGCGGGACACCATTTTGGTCTGCCCCCAAGCGTTTTCCTCGCCCACTGCAGTTCTCAGTTGATGATCTCAGCCACCTTCAGTTTTTAATGGCAGCATCCATACTAAGAGCAGAGACATTCAACATTCCAATTCCTGATTGGGTAAAGTCTCGTACAAAGTTTGCTGATACTGTTAACAAGGTGATAGTACCAGATTTTCAGCCTAAGAAAGATGTGAAGATTGAGACTGATGAAAAATCTACAAGCGTCTTACCAGCATCGATTGATGATGCTGCAGTTATCAATGAGTTAGTTGTGAAGTTAGAAAAATGCAAGGAGCGGCTGCCACCAGGCTTCAAGATGAACCCGATTCAGTTTGAGAAG GACGATGACACAAACTATCATATGGACCTGATAGCTGGATTTGCAAACATGAGGGCGAGGAACTATGGCATTGGTGAAGTCGACAAGCTGAAAGCCAAATTCATTGCAGGAAGAATCATTCCTGCGATTGCAACAGCTACTGCTCTGGCAACTGGCCTTGTCTGCTTGGAGCTGTACAAGGTTCTGGATGGAGGGCACACGGTTGAGGACTACCGAAACACCTTTGCCAATCTCTCCCTTCCTCTGTTCTCCATGGCTGAACCAGTTCCTCCTAAAGTCATCAAGCACCAAGATATGAAGTGGACAGTATGGGATAGGTGGATTATAAGGGACAACCCAACTTTAAAGCAGCTCCTCAAGTGGCTCGAAGACCAGGGCCTAAGCGCGTACAGCATCTCCTATGGGAGTTGCCTGCTCTTTAACAGCATGTTCCCGAAGCACAAGGAGCGCATGGACAGGACCATGGTGGACTTGGCTACGAGTATTGCGAAGGCAGAACTACCTCCAAATAGGAAGCACTTTGATGTGGTGGTGGCTtgcgaagatgaagaagagaACGACATTGATATCCcgcaaatctccatttacttcAAGTAG
- the LOC126591885 gene encoding kinetochore protein SPC24 homolog, with the protein MGEASGILKLISYSDDLVKVLKDERDINNLAQCLQHREALRSSCDSDFNEVQNSLRDYQIKTDECKQKTEAAKSEVVADEELDRLQREFDVDTEIESLLMEELRVIGSEISDLERQRIDVQEKKRNLKRREQDEFREQRKLAMYASVTNIIPNLEDQSRDMGYIVDSNKKIVQKFEFDPTKTTAFQTCDSVWKMIAS; encoded by the exons ATGGGAGAAGCTTCTGGAATTTTGAAGCTGATTTCGTACAGCGACGATCTGGTGAAGGTGTTGAAGGACGAGAGGGACATCAACAACTTGGCGCAGTGTCTCCAGCACCGCGAGGCCCTCCGCTCCTCCTGCGATTCCGATTTCAATGAAGTCCAGAACTCGCTTCGAG ACTACCAAATAAAGACAGATGAATGCAAGCAGAAAACCGAGGCAGCAAAATCGGAAGTTGTTGCTGATGAAGAGCTAGACCGTCTTCAAAGAGAGTTTGATGTGGATACTGAAATAGAAAGTTTGCTTATGGAGGAGCTTAG AGTTATAGGCAGCGAGATTAGTGATTTAGAACGCCAAAGGATTGATGTTCAGGAGAAAAAGCGAAACTTGAAGAGGCGTGAGCAAGATGAGTTCAGGGAACA GAGGAAGCTTGCCATGTATGCTTCTGTCACAAACATTATACCAAACCTGGAAGATCAATCGCGTGATATGGGCT ATATAGTGGATAGCAATAAGAAAATTGTTCAGAAGTTTGAATTCGACCCAACAAAGACGACTGCCTTCCAAACATGTGATAGCGTTTGGAAGATGATAGCTTCGTGA
- the LOC126591884 gene encoding gamma-interferon-responsive lysosomal thiol protein-like, with translation MAAATYLFFTLIIASTLCSFGSVSSIEAQKLTLSVYYETLCPRCATFIVKNLARIFDNELITILNLRLVPWGNASINNSKNATFCQHGPDECRLNSLEACAIDVLHDVNKHFALIYCIEFLAIEGRHKEWQTCFSSLGLPLKPVLDCYESANATKLELKYANETAYLSQPLKFVPWLVLNNQPIGNDYENFASYVCKAYKGVAVPMACRSVHLKQKAQ, from the exons ATGGCTGCTGCTACTTATTTATTCTTCACCTTGATCATTGCCAGCACTTTGTGCTCGTTCGGATCAGTTTCGAGTATTGAAGCTCAGAAACTTACTCTCTCAGTTTACTATGAAACTCTTTGCCCCCGTTGTGCTACTTTCATCGTCAAAAATCTTGCTCGAATTTTCGACAATGAACTCATCACCATTCTAAATCTCAGGCTGGTTCCTTGGGGAAATGCATCTATAAACAATTCCAAGAACGCCACTTTTTGTCAG CACGGACCAGATGAGTGCAGGCTAAATTCTCTGGAAGCTTGCGCAATTGACGTTTTACATGATGTG AACAAGCATTTTGCTTTGATATACTGCATAGAATTTCTGGCCATCGAGGGAAGGCACAAGGAATGGCAAACTTGTTTCAGCTCATTGGGATTGCCTTTAAAGCCCGTTTTGGATTGCTACGAAAGTGCAAATGCAACAAAG CTTGAACTAAAATATGCGAATGAAACCGCGTACCTCAGTCAGCCTCTTAAGTTCGTTCCATGGCTGGTTCTGAACAATCAACCGATTGGAAAT GACTATGAAAATTTCGCTTCCTACGTATGCAAGGCTTACAAAGGTGTGGCCGTGCCGATGGCCTGCCGATCTGTGCATTTGAAGCAAAAGGCACAATAG